In Nitrospinota bacterium, a single genomic region encodes these proteins:
- a CDS encoding methyl-accepting chemotaxis protein, whose protein sequence is MFAKFSLSQKIILFIAISIAASTTVLAIIIVKDVRNDVLKELFFKAKAIARMAENARNATGNLVSKNAFNTEVLLAEAQKSLAGLKTGSPEFFNKLRETTYYNTIPVVSAFNAALKGAEESHFKFKPTRFDARNPEYVPVTDMEKSLLQELQSTNAGEISGIDEVSNSYRYFRAVKLSQECLVCHGNANDDPTRPNTIDDPLGFKKDNKKNGDLHGAFQVIMELEPIDEHMRKIEIEALIITLVTIFFASLVVAYIIRKSVIRPIETISNELAGGAEQVNSAATQVSESSQSLASGASEQASSLEETSSSLEQISTMTKQNAENASMANSLMKNSRTSVDTGVQSMNEVVQSMDSISKSSGEMSKIIKVIEEIAFQTNLLALNAAVEAARAGEHGKGFAVVAEEVRNLAQRSASASKDTAILIENAVTQAGTGSNIVKKASEALKTIEENVKKAGDLISEIATASNEQAMGVNQVNQAVSQMDKVTQQNAATAEESASAAEEMSAQAYNLLATIDGLNVIIHGGNSNGNNRDRRLNNPTTVKKLTS, encoded by the coding sequence ATGTTTGCCAAATTCAGTTTGTCCCAAAAAATTATTCTGTTCATCGCTATATCAATAGCCGCTTCAACCACAGTGCTGGCCATCATTATCGTAAAAGATGTACGTAACGACGTTTTGAAAGAACTGTTTTTTAAAGCGAAGGCGATAGCACGCATGGCGGAAAACGCAAGAAATGCAACCGGAAACCTCGTCTCTAAAAACGCATTTAACACTGAAGTTCTCCTTGCCGAGGCACAAAAGTCCCTTGCCGGCTTGAAGACAGGTTCGCCTGAATTTTTCAATAAACTGAGAGAGACTACATATTACAATACGATCCCGGTTGTATCTGCCTTCAACGCGGCCCTGAAGGGGGCGGAAGAGAGCCACTTCAAATTCAAGCCTACAAGGTTTGATGCCAGAAATCCTGAGTATGTCCCTGTCACAGATATGGAGAAATCTTTGCTCCAAGAGTTGCAATCTACCAATGCTGGGGAAATTTCAGGGATTGATGAAGTGAGCAACAGCTATCGCTATTTTCGCGCAGTAAAACTGTCACAGGAATGCCTCGTTTGTCATGGAAACGCAAATGATGATCCAACCAGGCCTAATACAATAGATGACCCGCTTGGCTTTAAGAAAGACAATAAAAAAAATGGCGACCTTCATGGCGCGTTTCAGGTGATCATGGAATTGGAGCCGATCGACGAACATATGCGCAAAATTGAAATAGAGGCACTTATTATTACTCTGGTCACAATATTTTTTGCGTCGTTGGTTGTTGCATACATCATACGAAAATCGGTAATTCGTCCGATTGAAACGATTTCAAACGAACTGGCGGGAGGGGCAGAACAGGTAAACTCCGCCGCTACGCAAGTAAGTGAATCCAGCCAAAGCCTGGCGTCCGGCGCATCGGAACAGGCAAGCTCGCTCGAAGAGACATCATCATCGCTTGAACAGATTTCAACCATGACAAAGCAAAACGCCGAGAACGCCTCAATGGCGAATTCATTAATGAAAAACAGCAGGACATCAGTCGATACCGGCGTGCAATCAATGAACGAAGTCGTGCAATCGATGGACTCGATCAGCAAATCATCGGGTGAGATGAGCAAAATAATAAAGGTTATTGAGGAAATTGCGTTCCAAACAAACCTTCTCGCATTGAATGCCGCTGTCGAGGCGGCTCGCGCCGGCGAGCACGGCAAAGGTTTCGCTGTTGTCGCAGAGGAAGTACGAAACCTTGCCCAAAGGTCCGCCTCGGCATCCAAAGATACCGCGATTCTTATTGAAAACGCAGTTACGCAGGCTGGCACAGGAAGCAATATTGTCAAGAAGGCGTCCGAGGCATTGAAAACCATTGAAGAGAACGTTAAAAAAGCAGGGGATCTGATCAGCGAAATAGCCACTGCGTCAAACGAACAGGCGATGGGCGTGAACCAGGTAAATCAGGCGGTCAGCCAAATGGATAAGGTAACCCAACAGAATGCCGCAACTGCCGAAGAATCCGCATCGGCGGCAGAAGAAATGTCGGCTCAAGCCTACAACCTCCTGGCAACGATAGACGGTTTGAACGTAATAATTCACGGTGGAAATAGCAACGGAAACAACCGGGACAGGAGACTGAACAATCCAACTACAGTTAAAAAACTGACTTCCTAA